From Mya arenaria isolate MELC-2E11 chromosome 1, ASM2691426v1, a single genomic window includes:
- the LOC128234415 gene encoding uncharacterized protein LOC128234415: MASKDSRNISGFPRRILSSLRRNRKAGNAGTKNAGQLNQSGFTPYDLENTQNEISIINFETDPPLHSPRKQEKLKRTGTNNDLQQVDENTSLLSQIDTQSYSVLNDDVSVLESVPHELFRNLSAPSVRRVDQLVHPQVNSTPNARRIELGGSADSGIDCSLLMSEKSSPEQFVSFTRREAERLRQEQQILGFNESQLEPVNEVDSRSSSDNENVVKDSSEDLNNSQLEKVEGLNNDKDANVQDQRNTASSYIETPSSETDGINETLALLQSDNDDQLSENTDTEPPLVCPTPLPHNSFRDCGDYVTLKEQTEPVNAMHSNNETLVARSRTLNTSLTSSQFHNHSLDNVLMNIHANKTDETKSAEARLLVQQQMSANDNFSSVAEIVDPIPVVSPQIATHKVLPQTISPARLFVNENSAFARCKSIKRTVSDASKGFFGRFRHRSKDSVSSQEDAASISSSVSDSKDSKALVHKLSKKSKKFSVRKHKAKLFNSSNEQIDLEQVEMVDMNHTERRNHKPPKAKKEQVSSKRVRHDAPSQSPVMKEVLSDDEKDKVTGILASRLSVEVESIEDITQSICNMTSALHASSAESIDCICGCKDRNSNAECCEKRKTPTPPLNTCSSNTHLYELDTGGLTIGESEQTWTAVDDPCDTENSQDVNERQSLLTRGSQLLSDKPYSETGQVCKPSARDLNKVPAMSDLCWDECSDTCSDDESQCSCSCQGDSCHGGSDSSTQDSSGENEDDVLDCSHMCIASPQTGKMLLSDDNSSDDETGSSPSSSSSFSSGSYKQTLPRKGANQNGIELDLDSSIQSFNLMQEIDTHVGNKNTSVLMQQTFSAFPEQGEGSEEDRNCDNDKDGVFNSDQQVSPYSVNFQEVNFDNGEVMYMENSNSDDFKDLWNPTKARPDFQRKSHLIETPMSSPKVQGKHETESDSPLVNYPINPRVNESMNMNLSLQDQSGNRQTKVSESHLSKTSVDINVSQDASFTNVSFEGSFAECSYSVRKYHETLRLKDPRSSECDFNDSCAFNSDAYELDSSVSNPSSYNAANHSFSHQQSNKRDKNNRLNSTFNGASQHENDLRKQALRRAHSVMHSPSTSFSRNNPYYASFHGNSPCPSPLDLSVNKGRQPQQQREMENSFTQGRQFQSPMKHSKAPDHISNAKYNKWMDHHVGQVYSPAKRALHKNRGVSESDLCKEILNLYVSDVDESGFEVLDETMNTSVRTLAENSSSSLQDRESSLEQSSSLQFGTYVAPQHVVKETNVDDFTTKTVWKCYTGEARTRKLQGGNNSLICGNDRRMAAEEELANMSLPLDSRRRGYSLNDSCPTISGLDSSMIDRPRSRGRRGYNLNDSCPAISGHDSNIMARPPSRRRRDHRLNNSYAGTSSRSKYDAGGNYHESMQNSSLNDTGRSQRRRRKNLIDSESVEGRRRLSLNDSLNLNKQRSRSNGVRRSSGDQESSLNGSMRASDMNGSFNICEDEDSILEAGAPDVTRALRHSALRDKTNTHRLSDLQLPTGLAGDISDCSLQEDILEAQGRSVNNMGEQSFDHLTMLHTAKNGKRRVRCLTMNESQNIVKSYPPPKEASRISWGQDISEMDLYRHSPRKTPVKTRPILNQIENQYPFEDDTPSPIVLTKMRKQKPLAKRYKNWPWS, encoded by the exons ATGGCATCAAAAGACTCAAGAAATATATCTGGGTTTCCCCGGAGAATTTTGTCAAGCTTGCGTCGTAACAGAAAAGCTGGAAATGCAGGGACCAAAAATGCTGGACAGCTTAACCAGTCTGGGTTTACACCTTATGATCTAGAAAACACTCAAAATGAGATTTCTATTATCAACTTTGAAACAGATCCTCCACTTCATAGTCCTAGAAAGCAAGAAAAGCTCAAGAGAACTGGAACTAATAATGATTTGCAGCAGGTCGATGAAAATACATCTTTGTTGTCACAAATAGATACACAATCTTACAGTGTTTTGAATGATGATGTCTCGGTGCTTGAGAGTGTACCGCATGAACTGTTCAGAAACTTGTCGGCACCATCAGTTCGCAGGGTTGATCAATTAGTACATCCACAAGTAAATTCCACGCCAAATGCCAGAAGAATTGAGCTCGGTGGCAGTGCAGATAGTGGAATAGACTGCAGTCTTCTTATGTCAGAGAAGAGTAGCCCAGAACAGTTTGTTTCATTTACCCGAAGAGAGGCAGAAAGATTAAGACAAGAACAACAGATTCTAGGCTTTAACGAATCACAACTTGAACCAGTAAATGAAGTGGACAGCAGAAGTTCAAGTGACAATGAAAATGTTGTGAAAGATAGCTCAGAAGACCTAAACAATTCTCAACTTGAAAAAGTAGAAGGGTTGAATAATGATAAGGATGCCAATGTTCAAGATCAAAGAAACACAGCTTCCTCTTACATTGAAACACCATCCAGTGAAACTGATGGCATTAATGAAACATTAGCATTATTACAGTCAGATAATGATGATCAGCTTTCCGAAAACACAGACACTGAACCGCCACTTGTCTGTCCTACGCCACTTCCACATAATTCTTTCAGAGACTGTGGCGATTATGTGACTCTAAAAGAACAAACTGAACCAGTTAATGCAATGCATAGCAATAATGAGACACTTGTTGCTCGAAGCAGAACATTGAATACCTCACTAACTTCTAGTCAATTTCATAATCATTCTTTAGATAACGTTTTGATGAACATTCATGCAAATAAAACAGATGAAACTAAATCTGCAGAAGCCAGATTGCTTGTACAGCAGCAAATGTCGGCCAATGACAATTTCTCTTCAGTGGCAGAAATAGTGGATCCAATTCCAGTAGTTTCCCCACAAATTGCCACACACAAAGTTTTACCACAGACAATAAGTCCAGCTAGACTTTTTGTGAATGAAAACAGTGCCTTTGCTAGATGTAAGTCAATCAAGCGGACTGTAAGTGATGCTAGTAAAGGGTTCTTTGGAAGATTTCGGCACAGGTCAAAGGACAGTGTATCCTCACAAGAGGATGCTGCATCCATATCAAGCAGTGTTAGTGATTCAAAAGACAGCAAAGCTTTAGTCCATAAGTTGAGTAAGAAATCAAAGAAGTTCAGTGTTAGGAAGCACAAGGCAAAACTTTTTAATTCAAGTAATGAGCAAATAGATTTGGAACAGGTTGAAATGGTTGATATGAATCACACTGAAAGACGAAATCATAAGCCTCCCAAAGCCAAGAAAGAACAAGTGTCTTCAAAAAGAGTTCGTCATGATGCTCCTAGTCAATCACCAGTTATGAAAGAGGTACTATCTGATGATGAAAAGGATAAAGTAACGGGAATCTTAGCAAGCAGACTTTCTGTTGAGGTTGAATCTATAGAGGATATAACCCAGAGTATTTGTAACATGACATCAGCCCTTCATGCTAGCTCAGCAGAAAGTATTGATTGTATTTGTGGCTGTAAGGACAGAAATTCAAATGCAGAATGTTGTGAGAAAAGAAAGACCCCAACACCTCCATTGAATACATGTAGCTCCAACACCCATCTGTATGAACTAGATACAGGAGGCTTAACAATTGGGGAAAGTGAACAAACCTGGACAGCTGTAGATGACCCATGTGATACTGAAAATTCACAGGACGTGAATGAAAGGCAGTCACTCTTGACCAGAGGTAGTCAATTACTGTCTGATAAACCTTACAGTGAAACTGGTCAAGTATGTAAGCCAAGTGCACGTGATTTAAACAAAGTGCCAGCTATGAGTGATCTCTGCTGGGATGAATGCAGTGACACCTGTAGTGATGACGAATCCCAGTGCTCATGTAGTTGCCAAGGCGACAGTTGCCATGGAGGCTCAGATTCTTCCACACAAGATAGTTCTGGTGAAAATGAGGACGATGTTTTAGACTGTTCACACATGTGTATAGCATCTCCACAGACTGGAAAGATGCTGTTATCGGATGACAACTCGTCTGATGATGAAACTGGTTCAAGTCCATCTTCTTCTAGTTCATTTTCATCTGGGTCATACAAGCAGACTTTACCTAGAAAGGGTGCCAATCAAAATGGAATTGAACTGGATTTAGATTCTTCTATTCAGTCTTTCAATCTTATGCAAGAAATTGACACTCAtgttggtaataaaaacacttcAGTGCTCATGCAGCAGACATTCAGTGCATTCCCGGAACAAGGCGAGGGTTCAGAGGAAGACCGAAACTGTGATAATGACAAAGATGGGGTCTTTAATTCTGACCAGCAAGTTTCACCTTACTCTGTAAATTTTCAGGAGGTTAATTTTGATAATGGTGAAGTTATGTACATGGAAAATTCAAACTCTGATGATTTTAAAGATTTATGGAACCCTACGAAGGCTAGACCAGATTTCCAAAGAAAGTCACATCTTATTGAAACACCAATGTCAAGTCCAAAAGTCCAAGGAAAACATGAAACTGAGTCAGATAGCCCATTGGTAAATTACCCAATAAACCCTAGAGTGAATGAAAGCATGAACATGAATCTTTCACTGCAGGATCAAAGTGGAAACAGACAGACCAAAGTTTCTGAGTCACATTTAAGCAAAACTAGTGTGGATATCAACGTAAGCCAGGATGCCAGTTTCACCAATGTCAGTTTTGAAGGGAGTTTTGCTGAATGCAGTTATTCTGTAAGAAAATATCATGAAACTTTGAGATTGAAAGACCCTAGGTCAAGTGAGTGTGATTTTAATGACAGTTGTGCATTCAATTCAGATGCCTATGAGCTTGATAGCTCTGTATCAAATCCATCGTCATACAACGCAGCCAATCATTCCTTCAGCCATCAACAATCTAATAAGCGAGATAAAAATAACAGACTGAATTCAACATTTAATGGTGCAAGTCAGCATGAAAATGATTTACGTAAACAAGCGTTGAGAAGAGCACATTCGGTGATGCACAGCCCGAGCACTAGTTTCTCCAGAAATAATCCTTACTATGCCAGTTTCCATGGCAACTCACCATGTCCTTCGCCTCTTGATCTTTCTGTTaacaaagggagacaacctCAACAACAGAGAGAAATGGAGAATTCATTCACCCAAGGGAGACAATTCCAGTCTCCAATGAAGCATTCAAAAGCTCCTGATCATATTTCTAATGCTAAATATAACAAATGGATGGACCATCATGTTGGACAGGTTTACTCTCCAGCAAAGCGAGCACTCCATAAAAACAGGGGCGTGAGTGAGTCGGACCTGTGTAAAGAGATTCTCAACCTCTATGTCAGTGATGTGGACGAATCAGGTTTTGAGGTACTTGACGAGACTATGAACACTTCAGTTAGGACGCTGGCTGAGAATAGCAGCAGTTCTTTACAAG ACCGTGAGTCCAGTTTGGAGCAGAGTTCGTCTTTGCAGTTTGGGACGTATGTGGCTCCGCAACATGTTGTGAAAGAGACGAATGTTGACGACTTCACGACCAAAACTGTGTGGAAATGCTACACTGGAGAGGCCAGGACAAGAAAATTACAAG GTGGAAACAACAGTCTGATTTGTGGCAATGACAGGAGAATGGCTGCTGAGGAGGAGCTTGCCAATATGTCCCTCCCTCTGGATAGCAGGAGGCGGGGCTACAGCTTGAATGATAGCTGCCCAACCATCAGTGGGCTAGACTCCAGTATGATTGACAGGCCTAGATCTAGGGGTAGACGGGGCTACAATTTGAATGACAGCTGCCCAGCCATCAGTGGGCATGACTCGAATATAATGGCCCGACCTCCATCCAGAAGGAGGCGGGATCATAGACTCAATAACAGCTATGCTGGGACTTCTAGTAGGAGTAAATATGATGCTGGTGGAAATTATCATGAGAGTATGCAAAACAGCAGCTTGAATGACACTGGTAGATCTCAAAGGAGGCGGAGAAAGAACCTGATAGACAGTGAAAGTGTAGAGGGTAGGCGGAGACTCAGTTTGAATGacagtttaaatttaaacaaacagaGGTCAAGATCCAATGGCGTAAGAAGATCCAGTGGTGACCAGGAGTCTAGTTTGAACGGCAGTATGAGGGCTTCCGACATGAATGGCAGTTTTAACATTTGCGAG GATGAGGACAGCATTCTGGAGGCGGGCGCTCCTGATGTGACCCGGGCTCTCCGCCATTCTGCCCTGCGTGACAAAACCAACACCCATCGACTGTCTGATCTTCAACTGCCG ACTGGCTTGGCTGGCGATATTAGTGACTGTTCCTTGCAAGAAGACATCCTTGAGGCTCAGGGAAGGTCTGTCAACAATATG
- the LOC128234422 gene encoding carbohydrate sulfotransferase 9-like: MKLCTLLTRNVRRIFIFGVAMFGFYSFVLVEMFARSIKDSSDSQGNNGQPQNQRSHNHIQTIDKSLDNTPELLANRVKQRCHKYQPSIVGKRRYFQFPVTTNKQNKLMFCPMCKLASTYWTRFFRLLDVKSNKTYITPYDVPISEAPATSERLTVQEGVYDAKFVRYYKFLFVRDPYSRLLSAYVDKIFAPNPTFWSIFKILSIKQHGKTYKVSRCGADISFEDYVRIVIRAHSKSPDNTNADCHDKTFNGACHPCEVRYDFIGKMETFPQDSTILFQKLKLNDTIKALNIKGKQLADEDALLDTVISPFLWKAEIVKCIPWREALLRIWRKLQVRGVIGKQEMPLSEPQAQAITKEEFIKLIKDTQPKTSFTERKKQRREAMIEIYGKVRLDYLKQIQEIYRKDFDLFEYNSDNQDIFHVNRSYIKQYGFLEV; this comes from the exons ATTCCAGTGATTCCCAGGGAAACAATGGACAGCCACAGAATCAGAGATCACACAATCACATTCAG ACAATTGACAAGTCGCTGGACAACACACCAGAACTGTTAGCAAACAGAGTGAAACAGAGATGTCACAAGTATCAGCCCTCCATTGTGGGAAAAAGGCGTTATTTCCAATTCCCAGtgacaacaaacaaacaaaacaagctCATGTTTTGTCCAATGTGTAAGCTTGCATCAACCTACTGGACTCGGTTTTTCAGACTTTTAGATGtgaaaagcaataaaacttACATCACACCTTACGATGTTCCAATATCCGAGGCTCCCGCTACCTCAGAAAGGCTTACAGTACAAGAAGGTGTTTATGACGCAAAATTTGTAAGATATTACAAGTTTCTATTCGTGCGTGATCCTTATTCAAGACTTCTCTCAGCTTACGTAGACAAGATTTTTGCACCCAATCCAACATTCTGGagtatatttaaaatactatCAATCAAACAACATGGAAAAACATACAAAGTCTCACGATGTGGAGCTGATATAAGTTTTGAAGACTATGTACGTATAGTCATACGAGCGCACAGCAAGTCCCCGGATAACACTAATGCCGATTGCCACGATAAGACATTTAATGGTGCGTGTCACCCTTGTGAAGTGCGATATGATTTCATCGGCAAAATGGAGACATTCCCTCAAGATTCTACAATCCTCTTTCAAAAGCTCAAGCTAAATGACACAATTAAAGCCCTTAACATCAAAGGGAAGCAACTCGCTGATGAGGACGCACTTTTGGATACCGTTATCTCCCCTTTCCTGTGGAAAGCAGAGATAGTTAAGTGCATTCCATGGCGTGAAGCATTACTAAGGATTTGGAGAAAACTTCAAGTCCGAGGAGTAATTGGAAAACAGGAAATGCCCCTATCTGAACCTCAGGCACAAGCAATAACAAAAGAAGAATTCATTAAGTTGATCAAAGACACTCAACCTAAGACATCATTTACTGAACGTAAGAAACAACGACGTGAGGCCATGATAGAGATATATGGAAAGGTCAGGTTGGACTACCTCAAACAAATTCAGGAAATTTACAGAAAGGATTTTGACTTGTTTGAATATAACAGTGACAATCAGGATATATTTCATGTTAACAGATCTTATATAAAACAGTATGGTTTCCTGGAagtataa
- the LOC128241903 gene encoding sepiapterin reductase-like gives MAEGQSLLMRKTLLVITGASQGYGECLAKTFAQRLPSGSACLLLSRKPAKVEEIRTENMEAFYEKFDQSNFAECGRLFIQGMMDKNGIKLADYEQTMIIHNSGVLGDLTKFAWEMEDKDMVANVINVNITGMILLNSALMQCCEDAGQKNISIINISTLAAVMPLPSCSLYCASKAARDMYLQVLAKERSWVRVLNWAPGPLDTEMMVSCRQCADDELRQSYIEMHEKKTLLTCSQSAEKLMLLLERNTFKSGEHIDYYDVKE, from the exons ATGGCTGAGGGACAGTCACTCCTCATGAGGAAGACACTTCTAGTCATCACAGGAGCAAGTCAGGGTTATGGAGAATGCCTTGCAAAAACCTTTGCTCAAAGACTACCATCTGGATCAGCCTGTTTACTTCTGAGCAGAAAGCCAGCCAAAGTAGAAGAAATTAGAACTGAAAATATGGAAGCATTTTATGAGAAATTTGACCAGTCAAATTTTGCAGAGTGTGGTCGATTGTTTATTCAGGGAATGATGGACAAGAATGGAATAAAGCTTGCAGATTATGAACAGACTATGATTATCCACAACTCTGGTGTGTTAGGGGATTTGACAAAGTTTGCTTGGGAAATGGAAGACAAAG ACATGGTTGCAAATGTTATCAATGTGAACATCACTGGTATGATTCTGCTGAACTCGGCATTGATGCAGTGTTGTGAGGATGCAGGACAGAAGAATATCTCTATCATCAACATATCAACTCTAGCAGCAGTCATGCCTTTACCATCATGTTCTCTCTATTGTGCAA GTAAAGCAGCCAGGGACATGTATCTTCAAGTGTTAGCGAAGGAGAGAAGTTGGGTTCGAGTGTTGAACTGGGCACCTGGTCCACTAGATACAGAGATGATGGTCAGCTGTCGGCAGTGTGCAGATGATGAACTGAGACAATCATATATAG AGATGCATGAGAAGAAGACGTTGCTTACCTGTTCCCAGTCGGCTGAGAAGCTGATGCTACTTCTAGAACGGAATACTTTCAAGTCCGGCGAACACATAGACTACTATGATGTTAAAGAGTAG